The Candidatus Paceibacterota bacterium sequence CCTTCAGCAATAATTTGTTTTGCAGCACAAGTCGGCCCTTTACTGTTCACCCAAGCCTTTCCTTCTGGAGGTGGGTACCCGAGATGTCTTCCTTTGGTACCGTTAATTCCTGCAATCCACCTAAAAGAACCCTTCACACCAAGTATAGATAGAAACTTTGTATAGTTATTCAGAGCAGAAGAATAATTTTTCTCGATCTCACTTTGATAGAGTTGGTCTGAGGCATAAGACAAAAGTGCAGTGTCGATGCCCCAAACTTCACCTGTCTCAAATGCAAAAGAAACTCCAAGTGCTATTGCTGTACTACCTTTTTCACCACTTGAGATGTAAGTACCAACTCCATCTTCTGCTCTTAAGGATGAATAACCTCCCCTGCCGATAAGTGGGGCTAAGTTACCTACATCTTTTTCTCTCGTTGCTTTTAATTCTGGTATTGTCCATTTCTTATCCTGCTTTTCAACAGGCATTACTCTCAACCACATTTCTACATCATTCTGTAGAAAAATCTCCTTTTCATCACTAAAAGAAAATCCATCGTCAAATCCAATTGATTCTTCTGGTGGACAAAAACGAGCCGTTCCAAGATCTGTTACTTTAGGAACAAAAAGTGGTGGTTCGCTGATTGTTTCTACTATTGTTCCTAAACAGGAGGCAATTTCTTTTTGCATAATCTTTTTCAAGATATCTCGCTGAGATGCCTTTTCTTCGGCAGATGCTCCCTCCTCTAAATGATAGGTTACGGGATGCAGAATATGCTTCATATTGAAAGGAAGAGTTTCGTCTGAGGGCTCACCGTAAGCGGTATTCATCAACGTAATAACCTTCTCGTAACCCTTACTCTTAAGTGCCCATCCGTACTCAATTAAAACATTCGGATTGGGCGAAGGACGACCATCAATGCGTTTAGCTACGAATGTCACGTCAGCCACATACACCTTAGAAGCATCAATCTTTTTGAAGATTGTATCAACAATTGGAGCCCGCCCCGCTACCCCTTTAGTGTCGCTATCGACTTGGAGTTCACGTACAGCCTCCTCCAAGTCGGCACCCGAAGAAACAGCCGCGCACGCTCTTTCTAGAACGTCTACTATAAAATTACGCCCAGTGCGTGTTTCAGTATCAGATTGCCATGAAAAGAAGATTCTGTTTTCCATTTCACCATTCTAGCAAATAACTCGTGAATCGTATCCTGCAAAGTCCATATTGACTTATATGATAAAATATCCAATCTTTGTCACGCGGATACTGCGAAGTACCCCTTATTGGTTCATTTGATGCTTATCCGAACATCCTCCCACGTGCGGAGCCCTAGTGACGAAACCTCACAATTTGTGGGGTTTTGTCTTTTATTGCTTGATACTTTGGAGGTTCTAACCTTCTCTAATTCGTCTTCAACCGCCTGACGACTTTTTATGAGTGTCTTCACGAAAGAATGGTAATTTACAAAGACCTTTTTGCCTTTTAGGGTGAGGTTCGAGCCTAAACATGCGAGTATCGCCCTTTTGGCCTTATCATCTCCTTTTTCAAACCAAATGTGGGCATAGCAGGCAAAATCAAAGGTCTGCTCGGTGAGGTCGATCCATTCCAATACTTGGCAATCTTGAAGCTTTTGAGAGATTACTGAAGGGAGAGAGACCAAAGATATAGGACTACTCAAACGCATCTGCCCAACCTACAGGCATACCAACGGGCTGAATATTTGCTGGAGGCGGCGGAATACTTGGAAGAGTTGAAATAGGACGAGGAGGCTTAGACAAAGGAGGTATCGCTAGTTTGTTTGACCAAATATAAAACACTTGATTACCGACAGGACCCTTAATCAAATTGCCTCTGAATCTGCCTTGGGTATCCCATACAAAAGCACCTTCTAACCAACCCAGAGGAATTCCATCACGATTAAAGATCGTGTCATTTTGAATGAAACCTAAGTAATTACCATTTGATTTGTATAAAAATTTATTTTCCATTTTTTTGATTTGATTTTTCTGGGTTACTTTTCTCCTCTGGTACAACGACTGGCGGTATAGATATTTCCTTATGTTCAGGGATATAACTCGCCGGCACGGCATAGCCGATACCAAGCTGAACATTATTTATCAAAACTTTATATATTTCCACCAGATCCATGCCATGAAGCGCCACCGCCCCCGAAGACATACCTTGGACTTTTTCAATTATGTCGGGCCGTACGGCACCCTTTGCATTTACAACACCAATGACCTTTCCATCCTCATCCATGAGCGGGCAACCACTGTTTCCTGAATTCACGGTTCCATCGATCAGATAAATAACCTTCCCAGTAGGGTCTTTAGCTATCGAAGATATGATGCCTTGATGTGTTGTTAAATCTTGAATATTTATTGGATAT is a genomic window containing:
- a CDS encoding serine protease translates to MRDHSSTILKIKPSIALIITLNDKNVIMGTGSGFIFWKKNILVTCNHVVKGVNSIFLKFPGVETPISAKVLLKDEEHDLALLKFEDDSRSPLELASKDTVKEGMPVLFAGYPINIQDLTTHQGIISSIAKDPTGKVIYLIDGTVNSGNSGCPLMDEDGKVIGVVNAKGAVRPDIIEKVQGMSSGAVALHGMDLVEIYKVLINNVQLGIGYAVPASYIPEHKEISIPPVVVPEEKSNPEKSNQKNGK